From the genome of Hymenobacter sp. PAMC 26628, one region includes:
- a CDS encoding GNAT family N-acetyltransferase, translating into MQIGAFTAAHWPAARAIYEAGIATGQATFTTEAPPWTDWDASHLPHSRLVALGAADLVLGWAALSPVSSRCVYEGVAEVSIYVAAEARGQGVGRQLLGALVRSAETQGLWTLQAGIFPENAASLALHTAHGFRLVGRRERIAQLAGVWRDTLLLERRSPTVGIPRPMKTNILVLCTGNSCRSQLLHGYLQQLLGDRATMYSAGIETHGLNPRAVRVMAEDGVDISHHTSNHVDEYAAVPFDYVLTVCDHAHEACPVFPSSAQKLHHNFPDPAKATGTGDEIMQQFRAVRDEVKAYAHSFVQAHFGAN; encoded by the coding sequence ATGCAGATAGGTGCTTTCACCGCTGCCCACTGGCCGGCCGCCCGCGCCATTTACGAAGCCGGTATTGCCACTGGGCAGGCCACGTTCACGACCGAGGCCCCGCCCTGGACTGACTGGGACGCCAGCCACCTGCCGCACAGCCGCTTGGTAGCCCTGGGCGCAGCGGACCTAGTGCTGGGCTGGGCGGCGCTGTCGCCCGTGTCGAGCCGCTGCGTGTACGAGGGCGTGGCGGAAGTAAGCATCTACGTGGCGGCCGAGGCGCGGGGCCAGGGCGTGGGCCGGCAGCTACTAGGCGCGCTGGTGCGCAGCGCCGAAACCCAGGGCCTGTGGACGCTGCAAGCCGGCATTTTTCCGGAGAACGCGGCCAGCCTGGCGCTGCACACGGCCCACGGCTTTCGGCTGGTGGGCCGGCGCGAGCGTATTGCCCAGCTGGCCGGCGTGTGGCGCGACACCCTGCTGCTGGAGCGCCGCAGCCCCACGGTAGGTATCCCTAGACCCATGAAGACCAACATCCTGGTGCTGTGCACCGGCAACTCGTGCCGCAGCCAGCTGCTGCACGGCTACCTCCAGCAATTGCTGGGCGACCGCGCCACCATGTACTCGGCCGGCATCGAAACCCACGGCCTCAACCCCCGCGCCGTGCGCGTGATGGCTGAAGACGGCGTGGACATCAGCCACCATACCAGCAACCACGTGGACGAGTACGCCGCCGTGCCGTTCGATTATGTGCTCACGGTGTGCGACCACGCCCACGAGGCCTGCCCAGTGTTTCCCTCGTCGGCCCAAAAGCTGCACCACAACTTCCCCGACCCTGCCAAAGCCACCGGCACCGGCGACGAAATTATGCAGCAGTTTCGGGCCGTGCGCGACGAGGTGAAGGCCTACGCCCACAGCTTTGTGCAGGCCCACTTTGGAGCCAACTAG
- a CDS encoding DUF6134 family protein has translation MMRLPTLFFLSSLPLLAAAQGPKAAVAEVRRYGIEVAGLRVGTMTATRQAPVGADVTYALVSDVKVNFLFYHLKIYYQVTNHFRSGQLLLSTVEAHTNQGDFSSRAEWKGDHYDIVADQYKHHYRATETQPIRYAVTNMFFGEPPAGQARAFAEYFGDYFALSRGQNGAWHALRDGREDEYQYANSQLITIIKKNPLKNFIIRLEK, from the coding sequence ATGATGAGGTTGCCCACCCTGTTTTTCCTTAGCTCCTTACCCCTGCTGGCGGCGGCCCAGGGCCCCAAAGCCGCGGTGGCTGAGGTGCGGCGCTACGGCATTGAGGTGGCGGGCCTGCGGGTGGGCACGATGACGGCCACGCGCCAGGCCCCGGTGGGCGCCGACGTGACCTACGCGCTGGTGAGCGACGTGAAGGTGAATTTCCTCTTCTACCACCTCAAGATTTACTACCAGGTAACCAATCACTTCCGCAGCGGCCAACTACTGCTCTCGACGGTGGAGGCGCACACCAACCAGGGCGATTTTTCGTCGCGGGCCGAGTGGAAGGGTGACCACTACGACATCGTGGCCGACCAGTACAAGCACCACTACCGGGCCACCGAAACCCAGCCCATCCGCTACGCCGTCACCAACATGTTTTTTGGCGAGCCGCCAGCGGGGCAGGCGCGGGCTTTTGCCGAGTATTTCGGCGACTACTTTGCCCTGAGCCGAGGCCAGAACGGCGCTTGGCACGCCCTGCGCGATGGGCGCGAAGACGAGTACCAGTATGCTAACAGCCAGTTGATTACAATTATCAAAAAGAACCCGCTCAAGAATTTTATTATTCGGCTGGAGAAGTAG
- a CDS encoding class I SAM-dependent methyltransferase, which produces MNKSAGYESVATVFIKGRGCAVNGAGTSSVRDWVRTLSSGSTVLDIGCGTGVPISKTLIEEGMTVYGIDASPTLVNAFQKNFPSSPIACESVEDSSFFNLGFDAIVAWGLLFLLSKESQVLVIQKAATALRTGGKLLFTAPSQNAEWKDVMTGQQSLSLGTAKYKEVLATAGLSLLEEFEDEGGNHYFNTVKN; this is translated from the coding sequence ATGAACAAATCAGCCGGTTATGAAAGCGTAGCGACCGTTTTTATCAAAGGCCGCGGTTGCGCGGTCAATGGCGCCGGTACATCTTCCGTCCGGGATTGGGTGCGCACCCTTTCGTCCGGGTCCACGGTGCTAGACATTGGCTGCGGAACGGGTGTCCCGATTTCCAAGACGTTGATTGAGGAAGGCATGACGGTTTACGGAATTGACGCCTCGCCTACTTTGGTCAACGCTTTCCAGAAAAACTTTCCCAGTAGTCCCATCGCCTGCGAATCAGTGGAGGATTCCTCCTTTTTCAATCTCGGATTTGACGCAATTGTTGCGTGGGGGCTACTGTTTTTGCTGTCGAAGGAATCACAAGTACTCGTCATCCAAAAGGCAGCTACCGCTTTGCGGACCGGCGGAAAATTACTGTTCACGGCCCCTTCTCAAAACGCCGAGTGGAAAGACGTTATGACCGGACAACAGTCCCTATCACTTGGAACAGCCAAGTACAAAGAGGTCTTGGCTACCGCAGGATTGTCGCTGCTGGAGGAATTTGAAGACGAAGGAGGAAACCACTATTTTAATACCGTTAAAAATTAA
- a CDS encoding monooxygenase, with protein MLFDQATQRYRAGTITTPPPSLGDVVMVPEVRAARARCVLHSVRPPARFTATGVVWPDGRAEAFDAVIWCTGFRPVLGFLGGLGLVGPDGRVATAGTRALALPGLWLVGYGSWTGFASATLIGVGRSARATVEEINVFLG; from the coding sequence GTGCTTTTTGACCAGGCTACCCAGCGCTACCGGGCCGGCACTATCACCACCCCGCCCCCCAGCCTCGGCGACGTGGTGATGGTGCCCGAGGTGCGGGCGGCCCGCGCGCGCTGCGTGCTGCACAGCGTGCGCCCACCGGCGCGCTTCACCGCCACCGGTGTGGTCTGGCCCGATGGCCGGGCCGAAGCGTTCGACGCCGTTATCTGGTGCACGGGCTTCCGGCCGGTGCTGGGCTTTTTGGGTGGGCTCGGGCTGGTGGGGCCCGACGGGCGCGTGGCCACGGCCGGCACCCGCGCCCTGGCGCTGCCGGGGCTTTGGCTGGTGGGCTATGGCAGCTGGACGGGCTTTGCCTCGGCTACGCTCATTGGGGTGGGCCGCTCGGCCCGCGCCACGGTGGAGGAAATCAACGTCTTTCTGGGATAA
- a CDS encoding TIGR04282 family arsenosugar biosynthesis glycosyltransferase, which yields MNSAAALPAHLLIFAREPVLGRVKTRLAAGIGAEAALATYRQLLALTAQAVAAAQVPATVWLAEAPALPFDSTQPRPEWPGLPWRVQPPAELLGARMAHAFGAAFEAGAGRAAIIGTDCPSLSAELLRQAFELLLTHDVVLGPAADGGYYLLGMNKLEPDLFANKDWSTATVLPDTLADAARLGLRVAQLPTLHDVDSAEDLAIWRMSE from the coding sequence ATGAATTCTGCCGCCGCTCTGCCCGCGCACCTGCTCATTTTTGCCCGCGAGCCAGTGCTGGGCCGCGTAAAAACCCGCCTCGCCGCCGGCATCGGGGCCGAGGCAGCGCTGGCAACTTACCGCCAACTGCTGGCCCTCACAGCCCAGGCCGTGGCCGCCGCGCAAGTGCCCGCTACCGTGTGGCTGGCCGAGGCCCCCGCCCTGCCTTTCGACTCCACCCAGCCCCGGCCCGAGTGGCCCGGCCTGCCCTGGCGCGTGCAGCCGCCCGCCGAATTGCTGGGCGCGCGCATGGCCCACGCATTCGGTGCAGCGTTTGAGGCGGGTGCAGGCCGGGCCGCTATCATCGGCACCGACTGCCCTAGCCTAAGCGCCGAACTGCTGCGGCAGGCCTTCGAGCTGCTGCTGACGCACGATGTGGTGTTGGGCCCCGCCGCCGATGGCGGCTATTACCTGCTGGGAATGAATAAGCTGGAGCCTGATTTATTTGCTAACAAGGACTGGAGCACTGCCACCGTGCTGCCCGACACCCTGGCCGATGCTGCCCGCCTGGGCCTGCGCGTGGCCCAGCTACCCACCCTGCACGACGTTGACTCGGCCGAGGACCTGGCCATTTGGCGAATGAGCGAATGA
- a CDS encoding 4Fe-4S binding protein: MQDLTAPSLALAQPPPAAVPAGEKLPLAAVALGLLALLAAAADADPGRARLSLCLALALVSGGALGWAWLAFGQRPPGWHPHDLWRRASTSRGAVAWATGVALTGFYVVLYWFPWLLENLIRALDPFSQWLRHRPADQWFLYGTFYTLAVLVLGGRGLWKYRFSRYHLARTASVMFFQLGFGFLLPGLLLALQKPEYYFSYFWPLKYDYLFPGTVAQLLHGGGLGAFMVFWGVVMSFLATPVLTYFLGKRWYCAWVCGCGGLAETAGDAYRHLSDKSRQAWRWEVRLIYPILGLIILLTGLLWVGASGAVPALGVVTGPLGQFYGFVIGSVFSGIVGVGFYPLMGSRVWCRFGCPMAAYLGLLQKHFSRFRISTNGGQCISCGNCSNACEMGIDVKQYAQRGEPIVRAACVGCGLCATACPRGVLNLENGPREGRLAASTFIHADSLRIL, encoded by the coding sequence ATGCAAGACCTTACCGCGCCCTCGCTGGCCCTGGCCCAACCGCCGCCGGCTGCCGTGCCGGCCGGCGAAAAGCTGCCCCTGGCGGCGGTGGCCCTGGGCCTGCTGGCGCTGCTGGCCGCTGCCGCCGATGCCGACCCCGGCCGCGCCCGGCTCAGCCTGTGCCTGGCCCTGGCGCTGGTGAGCGGTGGGGCCCTGGGCTGGGCCTGGCTGGCGTTTGGGCAGCGGCCCCCCGGCTGGCACCCGCACGACTTATGGCGGCGGGCCAGCACTAGCCGGGGGGCTGTGGCTTGGGCCACGGGCGTGGCCCTCACGGGCTTTTACGTGGTGCTGTACTGGTTTCCGTGGCTGCTCGAAAACCTCATTAGGGCCCTCGACCCCTTCAGCCAGTGGCTGCGCCACCGGCCGGCCGACCAGTGGTTTCTCTACGGCACGTTTTACACGCTGGCGGTGCTGGTGCTGGGCGGCCGGGGCCTGTGGAAATATCGGTTTTCGCGCTACCACCTGGCGCGCACCGCGTCGGTGATGTTCTTCCAGCTGGGCTTTGGATTTTTGCTGCCGGGGCTGCTGCTGGCTCTGCAAAAGCCCGAGTATTACTTCTCGTATTTCTGGCCGCTGAAGTACGACTACCTGTTTCCCGGCACAGTAGCGCAGCTGCTGCACGGCGGCGGGCTGGGCGCGTTTATGGTTTTCTGGGGGGTAGTAATGTCGTTTCTGGCCACGCCGGTGCTCACGTATTTCTTAGGCAAGCGCTGGTACTGCGCCTGGGTGTGCGGCTGCGGTGGCCTGGCCGAAACCGCCGGCGATGCTTACCGCCACCTCTCCGACAAAAGCCGCCAGGCCTGGCGCTGGGAAGTGCGCCTCATCTACCCCATTCTGGGGCTGATAATCCTACTCACGGGGCTGCTGTGGGTGGGGGCCTCGGGGGCGGTGCCGGCGCTGGGCGTGGTCACGGGGCCCCTGGGGCAGTTCTACGGCTTCGTCATTGGCAGCGTGTTTTCGGGCATTGTGGGCGTGGGCTTTTATCCGCTCATGGGCAGCAGGGTGTGGTGCCGCTTTGGCTGCCCCATGGCCGCCTACCTGGGCCTGCTGCAAAAACACTTTTCCCGTTTCCGCATCAGCACCAACGGCGGGCAGTGCATCTCGTGCGGCAACTGCTCCAACGCCTGCGAAATGGGCATCGACGTGAAGCAGTACGCTCAGCGCGGTGAGCCCATCGTGCGGGCCGCCTGCGTGGGCTGCGGCCTCTGCGCCACCGCCTGCCCCCGCGGCGTGCTCAACCTGGAGAACGGCCCGCGCGAGGGCCGACTGGCGGCTTCCACGTTCATCCACGCCGATTCGTTGCGAATTTTGTAG
- a CDS encoding DUF6428 family protein, whose translation MKLSEMQQALAGLAAVSFRLPDGTALPAHFHVTEVGLVTKHFIDCGGVERRETVANFQLWEAGDYDHRLAPQKFLHILQLSARILGPQDLDIEVEYQQATIGKFGLAFDGRDFWLTPKQTACLAQDACGIPNAAFALPQLSVAGCMPGGGCC comes from the coding sequence ATGAAACTATCCGAAATGCAGCAGGCCCTGGCGGGCCTTGCCGCCGTCAGCTTCCGCCTGCCCGATGGCACGGCGCTCCCGGCGCACTTCCACGTGACGGAGGTGGGCCTGGTAACCAAGCACTTCATCGACTGCGGCGGCGTGGAGCGCCGCGAAACCGTGGCCAACTTCCAGCTCTGGGAAGCCGGCGACTACGACCACCGGCTGGCCCCGCAGAAATTTCTACACATCCTCCAGCTCTCGGCGCGCATTTTGGGGCCCCAGGACCTGGACATTGAGGTGGAGTACCAGCAAGCCACCATCGGCAAATTTGGCCTGGCCTTCGACGGGCGCGACTTCTGGCTTACACCTAAGCAAACGGCTTGCCTGGCCCAAGATGCCTGCGGCATTCCCAACGCAGCCTTTGCACTGCCGCAGCTGTCGGTAGCCGGCTGCATGCCGGGCGGGGGCTGCTGCTAA
- a CDS encoding glycosyltransferase family 2 protein yields the protein MPRIAVLIPAHNEEKSIALVLSEIPAGLVQEVVVVDNASTDATAAAARAAGATVVAEPRPGYGQACLAGLAYYAAQPAGRIPEIIVFLDGDHSDFPEEMPALLAPILSGSAELVIGSRALGQRERGALLPQQRFGNWLAARLLRLRYGGAHTDLGPFRAVRADALARIGMVDTNYGWTVEMQVKAARLGLRVAEVPVRYRRRIGVSKVSGTVRGTIGAGYKILWTIFKYW from the coding sequence TTGCCCCGCATTGCCGTGCTCATTCCGGCCCACAACGAGGAGAAATCCATTGCCTTGGTATTGAGCGAAATACCCGCTGGGCTGGTGCAGGAAGTAGTGGTGGTAGACAATGCCTCAACCGATGCCACCGCCGCCGCCGCCCGCGCCGCCGGGGCCACCGTGGTGGCCGAGCCACGCCCCGGCTACGGCCAGGCCTGCCTAGCCGGGCTGGCCTACTACGCTGCCCAGCCCGCCGGCCGAATCCCGGAAATCATTGTGTTTCTGGACGGCGACCACTCCGATTTTCCCGAGGAAATGCCTGCCCTGCTGGCCCCCATCCTCAGCGGTTCGGCCGAGCTCGTGATTGGCTCACGGGCGCTGGGCCAGCGCGAGCGCGGCGCGCTGCTGCCCCAGCAGCGTTTCGGTAACTGGCTAGCTGCCCGTTTGTTGCGCCTGCGCTACGGCGGTGCCCACACCGACCTGGGGCCCTTCCGCGCCGTGCGGGCCGACGCACTGGCTCGCATCGGCATGGTGGACACCAACTACGGCTGGACGGTGGAAATGCAGGTGAAAGCTGCTCGCCTGGGCCTGCGCGTGGCCGAGGTACCGGTGCGCTACCGCCGCCGCATTGGCGTAAGCAAGGTGTCGGGCACGGTGCGCGGCACCATCGGGGCGGGCTACAAAATATTATGGACGATTTTTAAGTACTGGTAG
- a CDS encoding cellulose synthase family protein produces MLFLETGLVVLYGGCLVFMLGFSLTQWRLTRLARRAPALPAPPTPLAWPRVTVQLPVYNELPVVARIIDAAAALDYPAGCLHIQVLDDSTDASVAVAAARVAHHRARGTRISHVRRPTRQGYKAGALAHGLAETDGEFIAIFDADFIPEPDFLRRVIPHFTGPEIGMVQTRWGHLNENDSLLTRLQAFGLNAHFLVEQVGRQVGGHFLNFNGTGGVWRRTCIEDAGGWQADTLTEDLDLSYRAQLRGWRFRYLPGVVAPAELPAHLGALKSQQHRWNKGAAETARKHLGRVWRAPALPLATKLHATFHLLNSSVFAVILLMALLSVPLVLVRAHRPELEPVFRLASIFVFTLLPLVYYYYVAWRRAGPAAGRWFAPTFGLFISLSMGLALHNARAVGQGLLRRASPFVRTPKLGMGPTAGAPVPHPRRPPAGPLPTGEGLLTVYFLGGLAADFYYRSYGLLSFHGLLVVGFGALTGYAWRERRG; encoded by the coding sequence ATGCTGTTTCTTGAAACCGGGCTGGTCGTCCTCTACGGCGGCTGCCTGGTATTTATGCTGGGTTTCAGCCTCACGCAGTGGCGGCTTACGCGGCTGGCGCGCCGGGCCCCCGCACTGCCCGCGCCGCCCACGCCGCTGGCGTGGCCGCGCGTCACGGTGCAGCTGCCGGTGTACAATGAGTTGCCCGTGGTGGCCCGCATCATCGACGCGGCGGCGGCGCTCGACTACCCCGCCGGCTGCCTTCACATCCAGGTGCTCGACGACTCGACCGATGCAAGCGTGGCCGTAGCCGCCGCCCGCGTGGCCCACCACCGGGCGCGCGGCACGCGTATCAGCCACGTGCGGCGGCCCACCCGCCAGGGCTACAAAGCCGGGGCCCTGGCCCACGGCCTGGCCGAAACCGACGGCGAGTTCATCGCCATTTTCGACGCCGATTTCATTCCGGAGCCCGATTTTCTGCGCCGGGTTATCCCGCATTTCACCGGCCCCGAAATCGGCATGGTACAAACCCGCTGGGGCCACCTCAACGAAAACGACTCGCTGCTCACGCGCCTGCAAGCCTTTGGGCTGAACGCGCACTTTCTGGTGGAGCAGGTGGGCCGGCAGGTGGGCGGGCACTTCCTCAACTTCAACGGCACGGGCGGCGTGTGGCGGCGCACCTGCATCGAAGACGCCGGTGGTTGGCAGGCCGATACCCTCACCGAAGACCTCGACCTGAGCTACCGCGCCCAGCTGCGCGGCTGGCGCTTCCGGTACCTGCCCGGGGTGGTGGCGCCCGCCGAGCTACCCGCCCACCTGGGGGCCCTCAAGTCGCAGCAGCACCGCTGGAACAAGGGCGCCGCCGAAACCGCCCGCAAGCACCTCGGCCGGGTGTGGCGCGCGCCGGCCCTGCCGCTGGCCACCAAGCTGCACGCCACGTTTCACTTGCTGAACAGCTCCGTATTTGCCGTCATTTTGCTGATGGCGCTGCTAAGCGTGCCGCTGGTGCTGGTGCGGGCGCACCGGCCCGAGCTGGAGCCGGTTTTTCGGCTGGCGTCGATTTTTGTGTTTACGCTGCTGCCGCTGGTCTATTACTACTACGTGGCCTGGCGGCGGGCCGGGCCGGCGGCCGGGCGCTGGTTTGCGCCCACGTTTGGGCTGTTCATTTCGTTGTCGATGGGCCTGGCGCTGCACAACGCGCGGGCCGTAGGGCAGGGCCTGCTGCGGCGCGCCTCGCCCTTCGTGCGCACGCCCAAGCTGGGCATGGGCCCCACCGCTGGGGCCCCGGTCCCTCATCCCCGCCGGCCCCCCGCTGGCCCGCTGCCAACCGGCGAAGGGCTGCTGACGGTGTATTTTCTGGGCGGGCTGGCGGCCGATTTTTATTACCGCAGCTACGGCCTGCTGTCGTTTCACGGGTTGCTGGTGGTGGGTTTTGGGGCCCTCACGGGCTACGCCTGGCGCGAGCGGCGAGGGTAG
- a CDS encoding ArsR/SmtB family transcription factor has protein sequence MTYAKTTAFTAQQQQLARVAKALAHPARVAIIQLLASKQTCISGDIAAELPLSRTTVSQHLQELKALDLIRGEIDGLTVCYCLNMELLRQVRQQFMTFFDEATAGNVCGYGADCAC, from the coding sequence ATGACCTACGCCAAAACCACCGCCTTCACCGCCCAGCAACAGCAGCTGGCGCGCGTGGCCAAAGCCCTGGCCCACCCGGCGCGAGTGGCCATCATCCAGTTACTGGCCAGCAAGCAAACCTGCATTTCGGGCGATATCGCGGCTGAGTTGCCGCTCTCGCGCACCACCGTTTCGCAGCACTTGCAGGAGCTTAAGGCGCTGGATTTGATACGCGGCGAAATCGACGGGCTCACCGTCTGCTACTGCCTTAATATGGAGCTGTTGCGGCAGGTGCGGCAGCAGTTCATGACTTTTTTTGACGAGGCCACGGCGGGCAACGTGTGCGGCTACGGCGCGGACTGCGCCTGCTAA
- a CDS encoding NAD(P)/FAD-dependent oxidoreductase — protein sequence MHLVIIGNGIAGVTAAITARRLAPAARITLMGAESAHHYSRPALMYLYLGHLRYADVKPYADWFWAENHLELVQTEATGVDVAARTVQLATGPHLAYDRLLLATGSVPRIPDWPGQQLAGVQGFYGLPDLETMSRNTQGIRRAVVVGGGLIGVELAEMLHSRGIHVTWLVREGRYWQSVLPPEESALLEAYFRKYNIDLQLNSEVRELLGNVQGQVRAVVTTTGQELPAEWVGLATGVQPNLALAKAAGLDTDRGILVNELLETSAPGVYAAGDCAQHRQPAPGEVAVEQLWYTGRMQGETVAHTLCGQPTPYRRGEWFNSAKFFNLEYQTYGRVPARPTAGIASFCWQHPNGRHLLRLNFQEKDQAVTGVNALGLRQRQDVWEHWLREKTPIGTVLAQLAAANFDPEFARQHEAAIRRAFARQFPSIAVAKPRRKGLFGLLK from the coding sequence ATGCACCTCGTTATCATTGGCAACGGCATTGCGGGCGTCACGGCGGCCATTACGGCGCGGCGGCTGGCGCCAGCGGCCCGCATCACGCTGATGGGGGCCGAGAGTGCGCACCATTATTCACGCCCCGCGCTCATGTACTTGTACTTAGGCCACTTGCGCTACGCTGACGTGAAGCCCTATGCCGATTGGTTTTGGGCCGAAAACCACCTGGAGCTGGTGCAGACCGAAGCTACTGGCGTCGATGTCGCTGCCCGCACCGTGCAGCTGGCCACCGGCCCGCACCTAGCATACGACCGGCTGCTGCTGGCCACCGGCTCGGTACCGCGCATCCCCGACTGGCCCGGCCAGCAGCTAGCCGGCGTGCAAGGATTTTACGGCCTGCCCGATTTGGAAACCATGAGCCGCAACACCCAGGGCATCCGCCGCGCTGTGGTGGTGGGCGGCGGCCTCATCGGCGTAGAATTGGCCGAAATGCTGCACTCGCGCGGCATCCACGTCACCTGGCTGGTGCGTGAAGGGCGCTACTGGCAGTCGGTGCTACCCCCCGAAGAATCGGCCCTGCTAGAGGCGTACTTCAGAAAATACAACATTGATTTACAGCTTAATAGTGAGGTGCGCGAGTTGCTGGGTAACGTCCAGGGCCAAGTGCGGGCCGTGGTCACGACTACTGGCCAGGAGCTGCCCGCCGAGTGGGTAGGGCTAGCCACCGGCGTGCAGCCCAACCTGGCTTTGGCTAAAGCCGCCGGCCTTGACACCGACCGCGGCATCCTGGTCAACGAGCTGCTCGAAACCAGTGCGCCGGGCGTGTACGCGGCCGGCGACTGCGCCCAGCACCGCCAGCCTGCCCCTGGCGAGGTAGCCGTGGAGCAGCTCTGGTACACCGGCCGGATGCAGGGCGAAACCGTGGCCCACACCCTCTGCGGCCAGCCCACGCCCTACCGGCGCGGCGAGTGGTTCAACTCGGCCAAGTTTTTCAACCTCGAATACCAGACTTACGGGCGGGTGCCTGCTCGGCCCACGGCCGGCATCGCCAGCTTCTGCTGGCAGCACCCAAATGGCCGGCACCTGCTGCGCCTCAACTTTCAGGAAAAAGACCAGGCTGTGACGGGCGTAAATGCCCTCGGCCTACGCCAGCGCCAGGACGTGTGGGAGCACTGGTTGCGCGAAAAAACGCCCATCGGCACTGTGCTGGCGCAACTGGCAGCGGCCAATTTTGACCCCGAGTTTGCCCGGCAACACGAAGCAGCCATCCGGCGCGCGTTTGCGCGGCAGTTTCCGAGCATTGCGGTGGCGAAGCCGCGCCGTAAGGGGCTGTTCGGGCTGTTGAAGTAG
- a CDS encoding NAD(P)-binding domain-containing protein, producing MPRPAPGGPEFPPRDAVVAYLTDYERRYALPVHRPMRVAAVARAGASFVVATNQGPWRARAVVAATGSWGQPFLPEYAGRELFGGKQLHSAQYRQAGAFAGQRVLVVGGGNSGAQILADVSRVARTTWATERPTCCPTTWMAACFLTRLPSATGPALSPPRPPASATW from the coding sequence ATGCCTCGCCCGGCCCCCGGCGGTCCCGAGTTTCCGCCCCGCGACGCGGTAGTAGCATATCTCACTGACTACGAGCGCCGCTACGCCCTGCCCGTGCACCGGCCGATGCGCGTGGCGGCGGTGGCTCGCGCCGGGGCCAGCTTCGTGGTGGCCACCAATCAGGGCCCCTGGCGGGCGCGGGCCGTGGTGGCGGCCACTGGCTCGTGGGGCCAGCCTTTTCTGCCCGAATACGCGGGCCGGGAGCTGTTTGGCGGCAAGCAACTGCACTCGGCGCAGTACCGCCAGGCAGGGGCCTTTGCCGGGCAGCGCGTGCTGGTGGTAGGTGGCGGCAACTCGGGGGCCCAAATTCTGGCCGATGTGTCGCGGGTGGCCCGCACTACTTGGGCCACCGAGCGCCCCACGTGCTGCCCGACGACGTGGATGGCCGCGTGCTTTTTGACCAGGCTACCCAGCGCTACCGGGCCGGCACTATCACCACCCCGCCCCCCAGCCTCGGCGACGTGGTGA
- a CDS encoding rhodanese-like domain-containing protein gives MTTSSWVRWLSGGLLAGLAAAYYSRQTDAPPTTNKLYSAMLNGLLKQSVPYVSVAQLRSQPAPVLLDTRPPAEFAVSHLRGAREVGYDDFSLAKVQDLPKNTPIVVYCSVGVRSENIGARLQQAGYTHVRNLYGGLFEWVNEGQPIVTGHDQPTTRVHAYSPTWGIWLQRGQKVYQ, from the coding sequence ATGACTACTTCCTCCTGGGTACGGTGGCTGAGCGGCGGGCTGCTGGCGGGCCTAGCGGCCGCCTACTACAGCCGCCAAACCGACGCCCCACCCACCACCAATAAGCTCTATTCGGCCATGCTCAACGGCCTGCTGAAGCAGTCGGTGCCTTACGTGAGCGTGGCGCAGCTCAGAAGCCAGCCGGCTCCGGTGCTGCTCGACACGCGCCCGCCCGCGGAGTTCGCCGTCAGCCACTTGCGTGGGGCGCGGGAGGTTGGCTACGACGATTTTTCCCTGGCCAAGGTGCAGGACTTGCCCAAGAATACGCCCATCGTGGTGTACTGCTCGGTGGGCGTGCGCAGTGAAAACATAGGGGCCCGGCTCCAGCAAGCTGGCTACACGCACGTGCGCAACCTCTACGGCGGCCTCTTCGAGTGGGTCAACGAAGGCCAGCCCATCGTCACGGGTCACGACCAGCCCACCACCCGCGTCCACGCCTACTCGCCCACCTGGGGCATTTGGCTTCAGCGCGGCCAAAAGGTGTACCAGTAG